A single genomic interval of Takifugu flavidus isolate HTHZ2018 chromosome 19, ASM371156v2, whole genome shotgun sequence harbors:
- the LOC130515683 gene encoding kinesin-like protein KIF13B isoform X3, whose translation MLLNEPVGAGQETTAAFHKVTLPGVTMDDNSLNVSNVKVAVRVRPMNRREKDMKTKCVVEMEENQTILYPPTASMNKGDPRSQPKVFAYDYCFWSMDECQTDKFAGQDVVFQCLGESLLDNAFMGYNACIFAYGQTGSGKSYTMMGSEEQPGLIPRLCSSLFSRILQEAQEGESFTVEVSYMEIYNEKVRDLLDPKGSRHALRVREHNVFGPYVDGLSHLAVASYKDIKSLMSEGNKSRTVAATNMNEESSRSHAVFNIILTHTLMDLQSGTSGEKVSKLSLVDLAGSERAAKTGAAGERLKEGSNINKSLSTLGLVISALAEQGAGKNKNKFVPYRDSVLTWLLKDSLGGNSRTAMVATISPAADNYDETLSTLRYADRAKSIINHAVVNEDPNARIIRELREEVEKLREQLTEAESMKAPELKDQLEESEKLIQEMTVTWEEKLRKTEAVAQERQRQLESLGISLQSSGIRVVDDKCFLVNLNADPALNELLVYYLKEHTRVGSANSQDIQLCGMAIQAEHCIIDVTQSTGVMLTPLHNARTYVNGTAVTSPVQLHHGDRILWGNNHFFRISLPKDMVRAGGEDKEGCAALKTCLSTDRLEVDFDASSDISSELSFGYEFAQAEVMMKGMRNNDPLQSVLKTLERQYREEKHCALERQREMYEQELQQLRKQLSPETSSHLLDPTGLLSSTTNAAASPSSHKRVRRWSEDREAMMTRSLRRLKEQIVRANLLAQEAGFFAEELNKKTEYLVTLQIPAANLDANRKRDVVLSEPAIQVRRKGKGKQIWALEKMENRLVDMRELYQEWKDFDEDNPVMRSYFKRADPFFDEQENHSLIGVANVFLACLFYDVKLQYAVPIINQKGEVAGRLQVEVWHGTEISEADGAKQAASRPSVMEGDQQERRLDCVVKILQATGLPRHLSNFVFCQYHFWGQEEPVFIAPEMAACSSSSSSSRDPQCTVVFDSAQEFSVPVSEEFVEFLSEGAVAIEVYGHKQANPRRNLALWDLGVIQAKTRSLRERWSEVTRRLEMWVQLRELNEAGEFTAVEVLPAKDVRTGGVFQLRQGQSRRVQVEIRSVPDSGTMPLIAASVLSVSIGDVKVGQTRPSKGGSQWTEEDVDSYQELDLERMKAHWLDSLTQRQEYLDQQLQKIVSKADKSEDDVERESQLLECRLTLTEERNAVLVPSAGSGIPGAPVERVPVPGMETHVPVLFLDLSADDFQSSISAPLAGGLDSLLSGEDDDEFFDLHIVKYHESEVKVEASWDSTVHECPQLSRVTAADQRVYLTVKAVVQLSHPAHMQLVLRKRICVSITGRQGFAQSLLKRMSHRSNIPGCGVTFEIVSNVPGDIHGPEDREMLARLAAASTEDDQSADSEAAIEKYLRSVLAVENILTMDRLRQEVAVREHLAAKGKAPRRCLSSPNISRGWESHHNLSAVPPPSTRMLPSSISQSLSLSPDAASSTVLSGFVASYLPTVKAVPRLLKSLLPGGREDGGGSSPTAVTEQVALRIVVQSASIEDGISQRQQPVPAEEASPGSQSESPRVPLPPPIIRETEDSTSSPVSETSSGYISNSISTVTLSDVYTLSWDLPPLAGRRSDGFEALPDTEEESSVSDLQPSGRESLLVWDEGAGAVPSGPDSHPRQEEAPPATEHKPDSEANLAGAEQESLDQEDQRDRLEALPEKGPQIQGPGLHTPEETEQPPLQSETLDAIPQTQPRREETPFQGAPDPTLQVPEDAQVLILTPASSGEQVDLDVAEIQPTSELPNINCIPTSPPAHDEAPANASKSRAQSSAEPSNPNPSGANPFRIQKVKSSDLKSFQPIIGTAESAGPQVDPTNSLAVPLESLEIISDSEEGDAAAAVLPDWLKEGEFVTVGGNKSGTVRYVGPADFAKGTWVGVELEVPAGKNDGSVGGKHYFHCNPGYGVLVRPNRVSRGGAKRRRQQQQQKRRSANLSGSSPNLAALTALAKGEGGGGSSHRGRGENRKSWNT comes from the exons ATGCTCCTTAACGAGCCTGTGGGCGCCGGACAGGAAACAACCGCAGCGTTTCACAAGGTTACTTTACCCG GTGTCACGATGGATGACAACAGTCTTAACGTGTCCAATGTGAAGGTCGCGGTTCGTGTTCGGCCAATGAACAGGAGGG AAAAAGACATGAAGACCAAATGTgtggtggagatggaggagaaccaGACCATTCTGTATCCACCGACTGCCAGTATGAACAAAGGAGACCCTCG gaGTCAGCCAAAG GTATTTGCATATGACTACTGCTTCTGGTCAATGGATGAATGTCAAACAGACAAGTTTGCAG GTCAGGATGTCGTGTTCCAGTGCCTTGGTGAGAGTCTGCTGGATAACGCCTTCATGGGCTACAATGCTTGCATCTTTGCTtatggacagacag GCTCTGGCAAGTCTTACACTATGATGGGCTCAGAAGAGCAGCCAGGGCTGATCCCTCGGCTCTGCAGCTCCCTGTTTAGCAGGATTCTGCAGGAAGCCCAGGAAGGAGAGAGCTTCACTGTAGAGGTCTCCTACATGGAGATTTACAACGAGAAGGTCCGAGACCTACTCGACCCCAAAGG AAGTCGACATGCGCTGAGAGTGAGAGAGCACAATGTTTTTGGGCCATATGTTGACGGCCTCTCTCATCTGGCCGTTGCCAGCTACAAg GATATCAAGTCTCTGATGTCAGAGGGGAATAAATCCCGCACCGTGGCTGCCACCAACATGAATGAAGAGAGCAGCAGGTCCCACGCTGTGTTCAAcatcatcctcacacacacactcatggaccTGCAGTCAGGG ACATCTGGAGAGAAGGTGAGCAAGCTGAGTCTGGTGGATCTGGCTGGCAGTGAGCGGGCGGCAAAGACGGGAGCAGCGGGCGAAAGGCTGAAGGAAGGGAGTAACATCAACAA GTCTCTGAGCACTCTGGGTCTGGTCATCTCAGCTTTAGCTGAGCAGGGAGCGgggaagaacaagaacaagtTTGTGCCCTACAGAGACTCCGTCCTCACCTGGCTGCTCAAG GACAGCCTCGGAGGGAACAGCCGGACAGCCATGGTCGCAACCATCAGCCCCGCCGCAGACAACTACGACGAGACTCTGTCGACCCTCCGATACGCAGATCGGGCAAAGAGCATCATCAACCATGCCGTGGTCAACGAAGACCCCAATGCCAGAATCATCCGAGAgctcagagaggaggtggagaagctgAGAGAGCAGCTCACAGAGGCCGAG TCTATGAAGGCGCCGGAGTTGAAGGACCAACTGGAGGAGTCAGAAAAACTGATCCAAGAAATGACGGTTACCTGGGAGGAGAAGCTCAGAAAGACGGAGGCTGTTGCACAG GAGCGCCAGAGGCAGCTGGAGAGTCTCGGAATTTCCCTTCAATCATCCGGAATCCGAGTGGTGGATGACAAGTGCTTCCTGGTTAATCTAAACGCTGACCCAGCCCTCAACGAGCTGCTCGTCTACTACCTAAAG GAGCACACACGCGTGGGCTCGGCTAATTCACAGGACATCCAGCTGTGTGGGATGGCCATTCAGGCTGAGCACTGCATCATCGACGTCACACAGAGCACCGGCGTGATGCTCACTCCTCTGCACAATGCCCG AACATACGTCAATGGTACCGCCGTCACCAGTCCAGTCCAGCTTCATCACGGTGACCGAATCTTGTGGGGAAACAACCACTTTTTTAG AATCAGCCTACCCAAGGATATGGTCCGTGCTGGAGGCGAGGACAAGGAGGGCTGCGCTGCGCTGAAGACGTGCTTGAGTACAGATCGGCTTGAGGTGGACTTTGACGCGTCAAGCGACATTTCGAGCGAGCTGAGCTTCGGCTACGAGTTTGCCCAGGCTGAGGTCATGATGAAAGGAATGCGCAACAACG ATCCCCTTCAGTCTGTGCTGAAGACCCTGGAGAGGCAGTATAGGGAGGAGAAGCACTGCGCTCTGGAGCGACAGAGAGAGATGTacgagcaggagctgcagcagctccgtaAGCAGCTCAGTCCTGaaacctcctcccacctcctggaCCCCACAGgcctgctgagcagcaccacAAATGCCGCAGCATCTCCCAGCTCCCACAAGCGGGTTCGGCGCTGGAGCGAGGACAG AGAAGCGATGATGACGCGTAGTCTGCGTCGGCTGAAGGAGCAAATTGTTCGGGCAAACCTGTTGGCACAGGAGGCGGGCTTCTTCGCGGAGGAGCTTAACAAGAAGACCGAGTACCTGGTTACTCTGCAGATACCTGCTGCTAACCTGGACGCCAACAGGAAG CGAGATGTTGTTTTGAGTGAGCCGGCCATCCAGGTCCGCCGTAAAGGTAAAGGGAAGCAGATCTGGGCCCTGGAAAAGATGGAGAACAGGCTGGTGGACATGAGGGAGCTTTACCAAGAGTGGAAGGACTTTGATGAAGACAACCCT GTGATGCGCTCCTATTTCAAGCGAGCCGATCCGTTCTTCGATGAGCAGGAGAACCACAGCCTGATCGGCGTGGCCAATGTTTTCTTGGCCTGTCTCTTCTATGATGTCAAGCTACAGTATGCAGTGCCCATCATCAACCAGAAGGGAGAG GTGGCCGGGCGGCTGCAGGTGGAGGTTTGGCATGGCACTGAGATCTCTGAGGCGGACGGTGCCAAGCAGGCGGCCTCTCGGCCGAGCGTCATGGAGGGAGATCAGCAGGAGCGCAGACTGGACTGTGTG GTGAAGATCCTGCAGGCCACAGGTCTCCCTCGCCATTTGTCAAactttgttttctgtcagtACCACTTCTGGGGCCAGGAGGAGCCTGTGTTTATCGCTCCGGAGATGGCAGcatgcagctcctcctcctcctcctccagggaccCTCAGTGTACGGTGGTCTTTGACAGTGCTCAG GAATTCTCTGTACCGGTGTCAGAGGAGTTTGTGGAGTTCTTGTCCGAGGGGGCGGTGGCCATTGAGGTGTACGGCCATAAGCAGGCTAACCCTCGCAGGAACCTTGCCCTGTGGGACCTTGGAGTGATTCAAGCCAAAACTCGCTCCCTCAGAGAACG GTGGAGCGAGGTTACCCGCAGGCTGGAGATGTGGGTGCAGCTGAGGGAGCTGAATGAGGCGGGCGAGTTCACGGCTGTGGAGGTGCTTCCCGCCAAAGATGTGCGCACAGGAGGGGTCTTCCAGCTGCGACAG GGTCAGTCCCGTCGAGTCCAAGTGGAGATTCGCTCGGTGCCAGATTCGGGCACCATGCCCCTCATTgctgcctctgtcctctctgtgtCCATCGGAGATGTCAAAGTTGGACAGACCCGTCCATCCAAAGGCGGATCACAGTGG ACTGAAGAAGACGTGGACAGCTACCAA gagttgGACTTGGAGCGGATGAAGGCTCACTGGTTGGACAGTTTGACTCAGAGGCAAGAGTATCTGGACCAGCAACTACAGAAGATCGTCTCCAAAGCAG aTAAATCTGAGGATGATGTTGAAAGAGAGTCCCAGCTGCTGGAGTGTCGCCTGACACTCACTGAAGAACGCAACGCTGTCCTGGTGCCATCAGCTGGCAGCGGCATCCCAGGAGCTCCAgtggagag GGTTCCTGTTCCTGGCATGGAGACCCATGTGCCTGTCCTCTTCCTGGATCTCAGCG CTGATGATTTCCAGTCTAGCATTTCAGCCCCTCTGGCAGGAGGTTTAGACTCATTACTCAGTGGGGAGGATGATGACGAATTCTTTGACCTTCATATTGTTAAATACCACGAATCAGAG GTGAAGGTGGAGGCTTCGTGGGACTCAACGGTCCACGAGTGTCCCCAGCTGAGCCGAGTGACGGCGGCTGACCAGAGGGTGTACCTGACAGTCAAAGCAGTGGTTCAGCTGAGCCACCCCGCCCACATGCAGCTTGTCCTGAGGAAGCGCATCTGCGTCAGCATCACAGGGAGACAG GGTTTCGCCCAGAGCCTCCTGAAGAGGATGTCTCACCGCAGCAACATCCCCGGCTGTGGCGTCACCTTTGAGATCGTTTCCAACGTTCCAGGC GACATCCATGGCCCAGAGGACCGGGAGATGTTGGCCAGACTGGCCGCCGCCAGCACCGAGGATGACCAATCGGCTGACAGCGAAGCCGCCATCGAGAAATATTTACGCAGTGTCCTGGCTGTGGAGAACATCCTCACCATGGACAGACTCAGACAA GAGGTGGCTGTGAGGGAACATCTGGCTGCGAAAGGGAAAGCTCCCAGGCGGTGCCTGAGTTCTCCAAACATCAGCCGC GGCTGGGAGAGCCACCACAATCTGTCTGCCGTTCCTCCCCCATCCACACGTATGCTGCCCAGCTCCATATCtcagagcctgagcctgagccccGATGCAG CATCATCGACAGTGCTTTCAGGTTTCGTTGCATCTTATCTACCCACAGTGAAGGCCGTCCCCAGGCTGCTCAAGTCATTGCTTCCTGGCGGGAGGGAagacggcggcggcagcagcccGACAGCCGTCACTGAGCAG GTGGCGCTGCGCATCGTGGTGCAGTCTGCAAGTATTGAAGATGGAATCAGCCAACGACAGCAGCCA GTTCCTGCTGAAGAGGCTTCTCCTGGCTCCCAGTCTGAGAGCCCCAGAGTCCCACTGCCACCACCAATCATCCGAGAGACAGAAGACTCCACCTCCAGCCCCGTTAGTGAAACGTCAAGCGGATACATCTCGAACAGCATCTCCACGGTGACCCTGTCTGATGTCTATACGCTGAGCTGGGACCTGCCGCCGCTGGCCGGCAGGAGAAGCGACGGCTTTGAGGCGCTGCCGGATACTGAAGAGGAGAGTTCAGTGAGCGACCTTCAACCTTCGGGTCGGGAGTCTCTGCTGGTCTGGGATGAAGGAGCTGGCGCGGTACCATCCGGACCAGACTCACACCCCCGCCAAGAGGAAGCTCCACCTGCGACAGAACACAAGCCGGACTCTGAAGCAAACCTGGCTGGAGCGGAACAAGAGTCGTTAGATCAGGAGGATCAGAGGGATCGATTAGAAGCACTGCCAGAAAAGGGCCCTCAGATACAGGGACCAGGTCTACACAccccagaggagacagaacaaccccccctccaGTCAGAAACGCTCGACGCCATCCCACAGACGCAACCCAGACGAGAGGAGACACCCTTCCAGGGCGCTCCAGATCCAACCCTGCAGGTTCCAGAGGATGCCCAGGTCTTGATTCTGACTCCTGCCTCATCAGGGGAGCAGGTTGATCTGGATGTGGCTGAAATACAACCAACTTCCGAGCTTCCCAACATCAACTGCATTCCCACTTCTCCTCCAGCCCACGATGAAGCACCTGCGAATGCTTCTAAGTCCAGGGCCCAGTCCAGCGCTGAGCcctccaaccccaacccctccGGGGCCAATCCCTTCAGGATCCAAAAAGTCAAGTCTTCAGACCTCAAGTCCTTCCAGCCGATCATTGGAACGGCTGAGTCCGCAGGTCCGCAGGTAGACCCCACCAACAGCCTCGCCGTGCCTCTGGAAAGTCTGGAAATCATCTCGGACTCCGAAGAAGGAGACGCGGCCGCTGCCGTCCTTCCGGACTGGCTGAAGGAGGGAGAGTTTGTGACCGTGGGGGGCAACAAGAGCGGCACCGTCCGCTACGTCGGACCTGCCGATTTTGCCAAGGGGACCTGGGTGGGAGTGGAACTGGAGGTCCCGGCAG GAAAAAACGACGGCTCAGTAGGTGGCAAGCACTACTTCCACTGTAACCCCGGTTACGGCGTGCTGGTGAGGCCGAACAGGGTGAGTCGGGGGGGCGCCAAGCGCcgccgccagcagcagcagcagaagcggcGCAGCGCCAACCTGTCTGGATCGAGCCCCAACCTGGCGGCCCTGACGGCCCTGGCCAAGGGTGAAGGCGGTGGCGGGTCGAGCCATCGTGGCCGAGGAGAGAACCGCAAGTCCTGGAACACGTGA